The sequence below is a genomic window from Sorangiineae bacterium MSr12523.
ACTGGCCGCGGATTTGCCGCAGCCCGCAGCGCCGACGACCAAGCCAGCCGCGCAGGTCACGCTCGCAAAAAGTACGGTCCATTTGTTTCTGGATCTCATGGCAAATCCCCCATGAGCGCGACCATGTCGCCGTACGTGTGCCAAGCGGTGGAGAGAAAATCAAGCCGGCGCCCTTGGGCGGCGGCAAGGTCACGACGGGCAATGAAGGTACGCACGAGCTCGACCTTTCCAGCTAAAAATGCCGCCTGCGTGGCGTCCACGACGCGCTGCGCAGCGGGAATACCAACTTTATCGAGCGCTTCGATTCCGGAGCGCACTTTGGTGTAGGCCTCGAAAGCGTGGTCCGCCTCGATGCCGAGGGCTCGTTGCGTCGCCTCACGAACGCCTTCCGTTCGTCCCTGCTCCGCATAAGCCCGAGCGATTTCGCCTTGATTGCGCCGCGTGATGGGGAAGGTCCACCCGAGACCTCCTCCGTAGCGCACCTCACCGGTGTCGCCCCGGCCGCCTGAAAGAATGACGGAGATGGGCGGGTTTTTCTCGGCCTCCGCGCGTTCGCGTTGCGCCTGCCAGTATTGCGACTCCTTGCTCAAGCTGCGCAGGAGCGGCGATACGTTGAGGACGCGTCCGACGAACACGTCGGCCGTGTTCACGTGCAGCTCGGGCACCTCGGGGGCCGCCGTGGCCGGCGGATCGTCGAGGTGACCCATGCCCATCAGCAGCTCGAGCTCCTGACGCGCGCGCAGGAGCAAGATGCTCGCTTCCGCGCTCAGTTGCGTCCATCGAGCAAGCTCGGCATCGGCCAGGCTGCGATCGACCAGATTGACGTCGCCCGCGGCGAGCCGCGCAGCAAAGTATTGCGCTTCGGCCTGCGCCTCGCGCTCACCGCGTTCGGCGAGCACTTGGCGTGCGCGGGCCACCAGCGCATCGCCATACGCCGCGATGGCCGCACCCGCGACCCGAGCGCGAACCTCCTCGCGGTTCATCGAGCGCCAATCGACGAAGGTCTCCGCCTCGCGGATTCGCTTGCCGCGTTGACCGGCGACCTCGATGGGAAGCTGCAGCTGCCCGAGCACCTGCGCGTCGCGGGTCACGTCTCGTCCATGATCGAGAATGACTTGAAGCGACGGGTTGCCGAGCGACGACACGCGCGCACCGGTGATGCTCGACCTGGCTACGCCTACGTTTCCTTGTGCTTCCGTGACGGCGAGCGCGCGTTCGCGGGCGCGCCGATACACTTCGGCAAGGGGAGGCCAGGCGGCACTGGCTTTCTTTTCCATCAACGCGACGAGCGCAATGGACACCGCAGGTACGAGCAACATCGCGGCGACAGCGCGAATGAAGGCACACGAAGAACGAGACACCACGAACCTCCAGCACGGGGGGTTGAGTTCCAAAGCTCCGGGATTGAGACACGCGGTAGCGGGCGCTTTTTGCGCACGCTACCCGCTCATCGCGGAACTTTGTCGTGCAACCCGATGAAGGGCTGGGAAATTCGGACCAGAGGTTCGAGCGGCCTCAGGTGCCCCGTGTTCGACGGATCCAGCACGACGGTCGGATGGGGCGCGAGTCCGAGACCCGCATGAAACACGTCCGGCCCATCGCTTTCCATGCCACCGGCCACGTCGAGCAGCGCGGAATCCGAGAGCTCTTCATCCTCGGCCGGTGGCTGCGTCACCGACACGGCGGTTCCTTGAACCGTCGGCACGAACAGCACGCCCTTCGCCACGGCCGCACGCGGAAATACGACCCACACCATCGAGATGAGGGTGAAAACCAGCATGGCAAACCACAGCGCAGACTGCTTCATTATCCTTACAGGCCCGTAACCTTTGCGGTCCGGTGCCGCTTCTGTCAAGCACGCTCGGAGATCCCGCGCTCGCGCGGGGCGACTTTTCCACGAGTTGCCAGCGCGGCCGTTTACTTATCCTCGGGTTAGCGCGCCGGCACGGGCCGCTTGAGCAAACGCGACGAAATGTGCTCGCCCAAGGCCTCGGCCATGAGCTTCTCCACGAAGAGGGCAACCTTTTCGCGTTCGGCGTCCTCGCTGAAGAGGAAGCGGATGCCCATGCCGGACGGTTGCTCGTCCGTTGCACGGTCGTCACTCACCGTCCACATGACCTCTCCCTTCAGGCGGAGTTGCCCTTCGCGGGAGGGGAACGAAAGGACGAAAACGAACTTCGTCCCCACGTCGAGCGGCTTGGTCGTGCGGATGAACGTGCCGCCTTTGGAAATGTTCTTGGTGTAGTCGGCAAAGAAGGTATTGAGCCGCTTGTAGTCTACACGCAACGTGATCGTGGAGCGCTCCGCGGCACGCTTCTCCAGGGAGAAGGCCAACTCGGTGGAAAGGTCATCCACGCCATCTTCGCCTGCGGAGGCCGATCGCCCGTTAAGGACTGGCCCCGGCGGATTGCTTTCCATGCGAAGGTAAAGATATCACAATAAATCGATGCTTCGTCTTCCTAGTGCAGCCAAGTTGACGGACTTGAAGGAACGCCTGGTCGACGTCCCCGGGCGCGTGCGGGTCATGGCCAAAGTGGCCAATCAGACGGGCCTGATGTGGCAATTTCACGTGCCAGGCGCGCGTGCACTCATGGAAGTGCTCACGCGAAGGTCGCAAAATCCGTCGCAGATGTACCAAGTCCACGCCGCCAATACGCCGAACAAGGTGGCCTTGCGCTGGCGCGACGAGGCCCTGACGTTTGCGGAGCTGGAAGATCGCATCGCGCGGGTGGCGGCGGGATTTTCGTCCCGCGGGCTTTCGAGGGGATCCAGTCTCATCGTCATGATGAAGAACCGGCCGGAGTTCGTGGTGACGCAGAACGCGGCCACCCGGGTCGGTGCGGCCGCCGTGAGCGTATCCTGGCGCTCCACGGCCGCGGAGCTGGCCTATTTGGCCATGCATTCCGGCGCCAAATTCATCGTTTTCAATCCCGAGCTCTGGCCGGTGGTGGAGGAGGCGAGCCGCTCTCTTCCCCATTTGAAACGGTCTCAATTCGTGGTCGTCGGCGCCGGCCCCGGCGAGGTGCCCAAGGGCGTCACCTCGTACGAAGATCTATTCGATGAAACGCCGTTGGAAAATTATGCTCCGGCCAATGGTGCGGCGGATGATGCCGAGGCCGCGGTGGTCATCTACACGTCGGGAACGACGGGCAAACCCAAAGGGGCGGTGCGCAAGTTCCCGAAGGACGCCTTTCCGGCCGCCCTTCGCTTCATCGCGCAGACGCCCATGCGGGCCGACGACGTGCACCTCGTGGCGTGTCCGCTCTACCACTCGACGGCGCTTGCGTTCCTCCTTCTGAGCCAGATCCTCGGGGCCACCGCGGTGCTCATGGACGAGTTCAAGCCCGAGTTTTTCCTGAGGGATGTGGAGCGCTGGGGCGTGACCACCACCGCGGTGGTGCCGACGATGCTGCACCGCGTCCTCTCCCTGGAGCCCGAGCTGCTCGCGCGTTACCGCACGCGCTCGCTGCGCGCCATCATCTGCGGCGGCGCGCCGCTTCCGGGCCCGCTCGGTCTTCGCGTGATGGATCATTTCGGTGACATTCTCTTCAACTTTTACGGGGCCACCGAAACCGGCCTGGTGACCTTGGCGAATCCGCAGGATCTGCGGGCTGCGCCCGGCACCATCGGACAGCCCATCCCCGGCAACGACATTCGGCTGCTCGACGACGCCGGGGTCGAGGTTGCACGTGGGGAAGTGGGGGAGCTTTACGTCAAGAACAAGCTGCTCGTGGCCGGCTACCACAAAGACGACGACGCCACGGCCGCGAGCTTGCGCGACGGCTTCTTCAGCGTGGGCGATCTTGCGCGAAAAGACCGCGACGGCCGCTATTTCATCGAAGGGCGCAAGCGCGACATGATCATTTCCGGCGGCGTGAACATTTACCCGGCCGAGGTGGAATCCGCGCTGGAGGCACACCCCGATGTCGCCGAGGTGGCGGTCGTCGGGGTCGAAGATGCCGAGTGGGGCGAGAGGGTGCGTGCATTCGTCGTGGCCAGG
It includes:
- a CDS encoding TolC family protein produces the protein MSRSSCAFIRAVAAMLLVPAVSIALVALMEKKASAAWPPLAEVYRRARERALAVTEAQGNVGVARSSITGARVSSLGNPSLQVILDHGRDVTRDAQVLGQLQLPIEVAGQRGKRIREAETFVDWRSMNREEVRARVAGAAIAAYGDALVARARQVLAERGEREAQAEAQYFAARLAAGDVNLVDRSLADAELARWTQLSAEASILLLRARQELELLMGMGHLDDPPATAAPEVPELHVNTADVFVGRVLNVSPLLRSLSKESQYWQAQRERAEAEKNPPISVILSGGRGDTGEVRYGGGLGWTFPITRRNQGEIARAYAEQGRTEGVREATQRALGIEADHAFEAYTKVRSGIEALDKVGIPAAQRVVDATQAAFLAGKVELVRTFIARRDLAAAQGRRLDFLSTAWHTYGDMVALMGDLP
- a CDS encoding TIGR02266 family protein, whose protein sequence is MDDLSTELAFSLEKRAAERSTITLRVDYKRLNTFFADYTKNISKGGTFIRTTKPLDVGTKFVFVLSFPSREGQLRLKGEVMWTVSDDRATDEQPSGMGIRFLFSEDAEREKVALFVEKLMAEALGEHISSRLLKRPVPAR
- a CDS encoding AMP-binding protein, with amino-acid sequence MLRLPSAAKLTDLKERLVDVPGRVRVMAKVANQTGLMWQFHVPGARALMEVLTRRSQNPSQMYQVHAANTPNKVALRWRDEALTFAELEDRIARVAAGFSSRGLSRGSSLIVMMKNRPEFVVTQNAATRVGAAAVSVSWRSTAAELAYLAMHSGAKFIVFNPELWPVVEEASRSLPHLKRSQFVVVGAGPGEVPKGVTSYEDLFDETPLENYAPANGAADDAEAAVVIYTSGTTGKPKGAVRKFPKDAFPAALRFIAQTPMRADDVHLVACPLYHSTALAFLLLSQILGATAVLMDEFKPEFFLRDVERWGVTTTAVVPTMLHRVLSLEPELLARYRTRSLRAIICGGAPLPGPLGLRVMDHFGDILFNFYGATETGLVTLANPQDLRAAPGTIGQPIPGNDIRLLDDAGVEVARGEVGELYVKNKLLVAGYHKDDDATAASLRDGFFSVGDLARKDRDGRYFIEGRKRDMIISGGVNIYPAEVESALEAHPDVAEVAVVGVEDAEWGERVRAFVVARPGSQLDDAYLKTWTRERLAGPKVPRDFVFLDALPRNATGKVMKRDLRVWRA